A genomic stretch from Setaria viridis chromosome 1, Setaria_viridis_v4.0, whole genome shotgun sequence includes:
- the LOC117851671 gene encoding uncharacterized protein → MVSVNLGLVHYVLDHIYGTLLHRTKLGTPFFSKGWGGTKLDLLEKMVKQLFPEARCQNWPPTAVQPMWKTVWETNSSCLREGVFRTTCDERLIDALPPESHNARVAFLTPKNVTPEKMSCVVHLAGTGDHTFERRLRLGGPLLKNNIATMVLESPYYGQRRPSMQRGAKLQCVSDLLLLGKATIDEARSLLYWLQTEAGYGKMGICGLSMGGVHAAMVGSLHPTPIATLPFLAPHSAVVPFCEGVYKYATAWDVLREDAAALTQDVTSLTEDAAQKTGVTIEQVRDRLRSVLSLTDVTRFPVPKNPQAVIFVGATDDGYIPRHSVMELQKAWPGSEVRWVTGGHVSSFFLHNDAFRKAIVDALNRL, encoded by the exons ATGGTATCAGTTAATCTTGGTTTAGTACATTATGTACTGGACCACATATATGGAACTCTTCTTCATCGCACAAAGTTAGGAACACCATTTTTCTCAAAAGGATGGGGAGGTACCAAACTTGATTTGCTAGAGAAGATGGTGAAGCAGCTATTCCCTGAGGCACGTTGCCAAAACTGGCCACCAACTGCTGTGCAGCCAATGTGGAAAACAGTTTGGGAGACAAACAGTTCTTGTCTGCGAGAGGGTGTTTTCAGGACTACATGTGATGAGAGACTAATCGACGCATTGCCCCCTGAGAGTCACAATGCAAGAGTTGCTTTTCTTACTCCTAAAAATGTTACACCAGAGAAGATGTCATGCGTGGTCCATCTTGCAG GCACTGGTGATCACACATTTGAACGCAGGCTTCGGCTTGGTGGGCCTCTTCTGAAGAACAATATTGCAACTATGGTTCTTGAGAG CCCCTATTATGGACAGCGACGTCCTAGCATGCAGCGTGGTGCAAAGCTCCAGTGTGTGAGTGACTTGTTACTCTTAGGGAAAGCCACAATTGATGAAGCTCGCAGTCTCCTGTACTGGCTGCAGACTGAGGCTGGTTATGGCAAGATGGGCATATGTGGGCTCAGCATGG GTGGTGTGCATGCTGCGATGGTGGGATCCCTTCATCCTACACCAATTGCTACACTACCATTTCTCGCTCCACACTCTGCTGTGGTACCTTTCTGTGAAGGGGTCTACAAATATGCCACAGCTTGGGATGTGTTGAGAGAAGATGCAGCAGCATTAACTCAAGATGTAACATCTTTGACAGAGGATGCAGCACAGAAAACTGGGGTCACTATTGAGCAAGTCAGAGATAGGTTGCGGTCAGTGTTGTCTTTGACTGACGTCACTCGATTTCCAGTCCCAAAGAACCCACAGGCTGTCATCTTTGTTGGTGCAACG GATGACGGTTATATTCCCAGACATTCAGTCATGGAGCTTCAGAAGGCATGGCCAGGCTCCGAAGTCCGGTGGGTAACAGGAGGCCACGTTTCATCCTTTTTCCTCCACAACGACGCGTTCCGCAAAGCCATCGTGGACGCCCTTAACAGATTGTAG
- the LOC117847699 gene encoding zinc finger A20 and AN1 domain-containing stress-associated protein 4, which produces MEHKEAGCQQPEGPILCINNCGFFGSAATMNMCSKCHKEMIMKQEQAQLAASSIDSIVNGGDGGKGPVIAATAAVAVAQVEEKAIVVQPPLVAETSEAAAVIPKAKEGPNRCATCRKRVGLTGFNCRCGNMYCAVHRYSDKHECHFDYRTAARDAIAKANPVVKAEKLDKI; this is translated from the coding sequence ATGGAACACAAGGAGGCGGGCTGCCAGCAACCCGAGGGCCCAATCCTATGCATCAACAACTGTGGCTTCTTTGGCAGTGCGGCCACCATGAACAtgtgctccaagtgccacaaggAGATGATAATGAAGCAGGAGCAGGCCCAGCTAGCTGCCTCCTCCATCGATAGCATTGTTAACGGTGGTGATGGTGGGAAAGGGCCTGTCATAGCTGCAACCGCCGCGGTGGCGGTTGCTCAAGTTGAGGAGAAGGCAATTGTTGTGCAGCCTCCACTTGTAGCTGAAACCAGTGAGGCTGCTGCTGTAATCCCCAAGGCCAAGGAAGGCCCGAACCGGTGCGCAACCTGTAGGAAGCGGGTTGGCCTGACGGGATTCAACTGCCGATGCGGTAACATGTACTGTGCGGTGCACCGTTACTCCGACAAACATGAATGCCACTTTGACTATCGGACTGCAGCTAGGGATGCGATTGCCAAGGCCAATCCTGTGGTGAAGGCGGAGAAGCTCGACAAGATCTGA